AGTGTATGTGAATTTGACCTTTGCATTCTtctaaatcaggggtcctcaaatcacagtcctggagggctgcaggtttttgttccaacccaattgcttaataaaaagcacttattgctcaagtaacacttctgcttcactttagttgtctcgctcgttaagattttgaacacttattgcttattttagtcttaaaacaGCTGTATCtttggtttttaattgttcctaattagcaataacatgcaaatgacaaaagtgaccagcatttctccaattaacttgcactatttggtttaatttaaatacttggaaggaaagtgaagagaaaaaagtgaaggactgagaattagtcatccattttagccttcaaatcatttggatgatatccgtagaaaggggaagaaaatctaagatatcagaattacctgacatagcagagataaagcactaacaagccatgaaagtAAATtgttggcaagaattgctttctaattaagcaaccgggttagaacaaaaacctgcaaccactgcggccctccaggactgtgattgaggacccctgttctaaatAAGAAAACGTTGCATAAAGAATGCAGTTCTGCAGTTTGCTGCAGTCTGTGTTGGCGTATCCCAAGCAGGTTTTGTAAATCAGGTGAATGGGCTACATATGCCTATGTATTTACCctcattttttgttaaaagttcgAAACATTTTTACAAGTACAGCACCTTATATTTAACTGTTATGACGTTTGCATTCTACAACAAATGTTTTACCTTGAAAATACATATTTGTCTGTGTTTACAGAGGGCTGACAAAACTAAAATCTCGCATTATTTCTCAAAAGATGACGTCGGCACTATCAAGAGTGTCAGGAGAACGTGGGTTGGAGAGTTCAAGTTAATCaaaaaataggtaaataaaactgacaatgaaaagaaaatggtAGATAACctaatttcaaaaacattttatacaCGGAAAAAAATAGATCTTCAGTTTTATtaaactaatattttaaaataaagataaaatgtaaCCACATTgaatgttttatctgtatatttATCTTGAGTTCTTAACTTTAAACAGACAAAATGATTAGCAATTGGCATTTTATAGGCTGAATGGCTTTTCatcaaaagattttaattttcaggTGGCTTAAAGTAAACGACACTCCTGCCCGAGAACCTCACACCTTACCTGCACACTTGCACTATGAAAACAAGGATCTAATATAAACTAATTTTATGTCTGTGTTCATATTAAATTTGCATTGTTAGTATGACTAAGGACTGCCAACAATGCTAGATGCTTCTGAAATGCAAAGTTATTGATTTACTAGCATATattacatgcattgcatttgtaaacaCCACAATCCAAAATACAATTTTCCCTCTGAAATGTAGAAAGAACAGGTAGTCAATATAACATGCAAGACCAGCAGTCTTTATTTTCTGTACATAAACTTGACAAAAAGTAAGAACAGTCCAACAGAAATTAATTCTTGTAACCTCTGCTTGCTCTGCGGCCTCTAGCACGTTCAAACTTTCGTCCCTTTGAGCGAACATAAGGCctgaaaagggggggaaaaataGATCAGaatagaaaagcaaaacaaagccaatatactgtaaatgagagCTAAGAAGAGTTATAAACAAGGGCCATATTTAGTTTAAATGATAGTATGATAGTTCCATTTGATGAAGCTTTTTAGCTGTAACTAATGAAGTGTACCATATAAAAACTGAACAGATTTTCTAATTGTTGCTAAAATATATAGTGTTCCTTGCTATTAATACACACAAATAACTACAACCTGTACCTGCTCATAGATATCTTTTTGAatctacacaaaaaaaatcatcccgtttaaaatgcaaatttacaaaataaaagtgcATAAACTAACTTTCTGGATTAAGaataaaacacatggaatatTTTTTCTTGTGGATATTTTCATGGTATCTCCAAGTCTGCTTTGCACAATTAACttaatacataacaaaaatatACTTACTTGGTGTGGCTGTGAGGAGTGCCAGGAGCTTTGCCAAAATGCCTGTACACTTCTCTGCCCTTTCTAGGACCTAAAAGAAAGAGTAGAATTAATCAGCAATTACTGAACCTGCTTAACTTAATTCAGAAATATAggggtctatcccagcagcagtcCAGTTAAGGTCTCAGTTACaacaattttcaataaaaaaaaatttcaccccACTGTAGGACTGAGCAATTAATTTAACGTTAATCTCAATTACGATTTTGGCTTGCAGCTATTATGAAAACAAAATCGAGATTTTGGTTCATAATTATGCTCTTGTTTGTGTTATAAATTCAGCTTACCCCTTTCCATCAGCATGCTTTTGCCCTTATCCTAAAAGTTCAAACTCCCTTCCTGTCAGGCTGTGGCATGTTTAGGTTTGAGCCAATATGATGGAAAGAGCCTTTGGTCACCAAATAAGGTAAAACCAATTCAGGTGTTTGGAAACACTTTTGATTCAAGGAGTCCGACAAGGAACAACAACACACACTGTGCAAGATTTGTTACATGGAGGTATCTGCATCACATGGCACtacaacagatttttttaatcATCTGAAATTCAATCAAAAGTAGTCTACAACCAAACAAAGGAGGAACCCAAAAAAAGTATTAAAGACACTTTTTATAATGCAACCACAGGTCCCAacccaaacagttctttaaaacaaagaaataaatgccATCATGTTCTTCTGCTGAAGACATGAACCTAATTAACACTGTTATCAATAGGGACTCaagaaactttatattaaaaaaaaaacataaaattggaCAAATATGATGCCATCATGACACCATTTCACCAGAGTTGCACTGCCTGCCCTATATAATAAATACCGTGAGGAAGTTGTAAATGAAGCTGAATAATTTGCCACTATAAGTCATACCACAAAGCCTTACATCAGTATTACAATTCATTACATTGACAACTGTTGAATTATATTTAGAGTTCAaggaaattcactgttaaaaacacAACTTTTTGAAAGTTCAATAAATGCATATTTctaaaaacaataattataaattCACTGTATTACAATCGTACAAGAAAATAGGGACACTGATTAAATTCTTAATAAAACCAGCATCTACATAAAAACTCTGAACATTAAGCATAATTAAGATACAACTTCAATATACCAGAAACCTAGAATTCCCTGTAATACAGTTGTATGTGAAAATACGGACATTGCTTATCAGAATTAAATTTCCAACAAAACCACACCAGACATCTTTACTACATAAAAAATCTTGCTGAAAAACTATATGCACAATGAggatatttttttcaatataacAAACACCTAAAATCCATCCTTCATAAACACAATCAAAATGACCTGTGAAAATGATCAGGCACATGATTGATAGTATTATACCCATAAATCCTGCAAAAGAAACATTCATAATGTGTAATGTAGCTAATCAGGACTTTTAGAAATGTATCTCCTCACTCTTCTCTTCAGAAGAAACCTAATTGCTAAACCATCATATCATCTTTCATTCACTGCATGACTGAGTTATCCTCATAGTTCTAATATGTGAACTGCGACACCattctaaaataattatttcccaGAAACTTTTCACTGTTAACTTATCAATTTCTCTCACCTCTTGTCTtaataaatattcaataatagTCAATCTGAATCACTTTAATTTGATATCAAGTTAATAATGCATCCCTTTTTCCACCCAAAGACTTATTTAAATTTACAATGCATATAATTCAGCAAGGAACATTAGCACTACACTTTGGGCCAACAGCATTTTAACCTCTAGATACAATGGCATAACACCAATATTTCAAGACTTACCTGACAGGAGGACAGTTCCTCGGCCCTTAGGAGATGCTAGAGCAAGCTGATCAAAGGTCATAACCTTACCACCAGCTTTCAAGATTCTGTTGCGTGCTCCACTTGTAAACCTCAGGGCGCACACCTATATGGAGAAAATAGTCACTGAAATCAATGATTCCAAAAAATGTGAAGTTATGTCTGATATGTCACtacaacactcttaaaaatgctgcaagtagaaaaaatatgtaactgttttgtaatgaaacaaaataaatattgtgttgcAAATGCTCTGGGCCATTCAAACCCAAATTAGAGAATTCTTTCATTCATTGCTTATACCAATATAGAGTTATGGCATTTCCTCAATAGCAATCCCAAATTAGTATTGAGTTTAATTTCCcgcctgtgtggagttttaacTATGTCTGCATGGTTTTTATCCAACATTTTATGACTAGACTGGCCTAGTGGGAATGAGTGGACCCTGTACTGAATTGAAGAGATTGACCTCCTGCACCCTTGTAATGGAATAAATAAGTATGAAAGTAAATGGGTAATTCAATCAGTTTGGGTACCATTTTGAGTATTGGCCTACATACTAATTTTAATGGTAGCAGAAACACTATACTTATGACACTATAGCTGCAATGCTGCCCTCTTCAGGTTATGTAATTCATTTACTGAAGCCCCATTTAAAGGTGTGAACCAAAAGCTGATGACAGAAAAACATGCTGACAATTTTTTAAtgtcaaattaaatatttactttgCCCATAGATGGTGTCTTTAGTAAACTTGAATCCCAAAACGAAGTCATTTAGTACTTTCACTAAAATCATGCTAATCCAATGATGCAAAATGTTCTCACAATCACCAACAAACTACCTACTTAAACACAACACCCTCAACAAACTGTACAATGTACTACTTAACAACACCTATTGTCCATCATGTATTAGAGATGCAAAGAAGGAAACAGTGTAAAAACTGAaactgcaatacattttaaaattaccctttacaagtaaaaacattttcatatgaaatTTTACATTGTCTCGCCAACCTCAGTGCCAGTAAAAAATCTTTAcagaaaaggtgtcattttatatACTTCCAGATTTCATTAATGCTGATGTATGAAAGATCATCTGAAGAGTTTTCAAAATAGTGCAGTACAACCAGCCATTCAAATCTTATTATCACTACTCCTGCTTTAATCTGCACTGATGAACCAAGCAAATTAAGCTGCTTTCTCTCCAACAGCTAATTACTACCTCCTCGTCAACTACATGTAGCCTTATTTCAGAATGACAGCCCTCACACTGCTGCATATAAGAGTCAAATGCCAAACTCGCAAATACACTCCCTCTTCACTTCTTGTTGTTTTCATGAttcccatttttaaaaactaCCATAGCCAAATAGGCATTAGCAACAAGTTTTACTTCAATTGTTATTCCTTTAAGCCTCAGAAATCCAATCTTCACCACAGTGAAGGTCTGACAGGGATAACGCTCATCATAGGCTTAGGATGAAATCAAACTAGAATATACAAATACAGCCTTGACAATATTAAACTAGATGCTTGGCCAGAACGAAATTAACTGAGGAAGTCAAAACAGTGCCATGGGACACTAGATAAAGGCTTAAGAGCAAAAGCTGTTCCTAACGTAttataaattacatatttaaatttatGCAATGAGACATTTCTCATATTAAAAGCATCATAGGAAACAAGCCTGAAGAGATTAACCCTGAATGTGCAAGATATctgtcatttttaaaagcttggaattGGTATGGCAAGTCCAACATGAACAGAAGGGATGTCCAACAAGAAATGTCTAATCAACGCTATCAGAATATTGTTAAGAATAGGttcttactttaaaaagtaagtgaaaacaataaatatagaacTACACAATTTGTTGCTTTAACCTTTCTTTCACTGTCCACAGCTCCTAAATTATAACATACTATGGCCCATCATATAACCTTCAAATTGGTGGCTTGGATTCTGGACTTGCCTTGAGCTTTGGGACAGCCTGAAGGCGCACATCATCCGTGACAGTTCCAACAACAACAGCTATCTTGCCTTCACGTCCATcaagcttcattttagaaatctgGAGAAGTTACAGAAtaagatgaagatagatagattaaatgcAAATTTACAGAAAAGACCTATCAGAAGATAATTCAAGAatcaaattttcaaaataaaactacCAGAAATTAAAGAGCCTCAGATACCAAATTACTTCAACAATTACTCTGACAGGGATAACAGTCATCATTGACTCAAAATTGTACTGACAGAATGTTTCTGAAGAGTAGGAAGCAAAAGCACTTCCATTAACTTACCAAGCGGGACAAGGACAAAGGAGGTCTATTGCTGCGGCTCATAAACAGGCGCTTCAGGACAACCTTGTTGAAGTTGGAATTGGAGCGACGAGCCAAGAACCGATAGAGCTGCAAGAAGAAAATGTAGCGTTTGaacttcaaaaataaacttacaCAACACTGCGCAACACACTGCTACTGATAACAATGATGACCAAAGACTGGGCAAACGAAATATTACTTTTAACTGCTCTAAATCCCATGCCTCAGTAATCCATAGTCTTCACCATTTTCAAGGTCAGACAGGGATAACAATCATCATAGGCTTATAGAAGGAAGTCAAACTGCAGAATACATATTTCCATATTTATAAGCAAACAGAATGCCTGGCTGATAAATGCTGACAGAAAATTTAATAGAATGAGAAACTAGAAGACTCAACAGCCAAAAGCTTTGCTAAACCAACTGTTTCTTTTCCTATTCAGTTGCCCTTTACTGCTCAAAGCTACAAATACATCTATCACATTTTCTGAGTGTTCTGTAACATTGGCATACTGAATTAACAGTTTTGGATTACTGGAGAAAGTGGAAAAATGGCTTTGTTTCTGTATGCAAGTAAAATATGCTTGACACATTTTTTGGTCTTCCACAAAaccaattaaaaaatacattttgtaaataaaaagacAACTTTAAATTACTATTTATTAATACTGTTACATTTAACTGCATTAACACACACTTCAAGCACCCATAAACATGTTAAGGTTAGAAAATTGCAAATAAATTTTCATAAGGAGCAGCAATGTTTCAATAAACTATAAAATTTTCTGTATCATCTCTTGCCAGGCAGTCAATccacataacattttaaacatttattaagaTGGCATGTAATGACAAACATGACGACAAACATGACAACTACTACTTAGCACAATGTTTGTGACACAACTCACATGCACCCAATCTGTCTTGTAATGATTATCACACCCTTttacagaaaaatttaaaaatccaaatactaAGCTGAAAAggaacaatagaaaaaaataggATCCATtgacattaaaaagaaatcacAACAAATCAAAATAAGAATACTCTTTAGAATAAATGCAACATACCTTGACCAGGAGCCGGAGGTAGATATCCTGGCTCTTCGGCTCCTTCCTGTGGACCTTCCTGTCCTTGTTGTGTCTGATATCCACTCCCTATGTCAATCAGAAACAGAAATAAAGCAAACCACATATTAGCAATGCATAAAAAATACCGAGGGCACTCAACAAATGTCTTACTCAAGTAAATAACGGATACATACGGAAAGAACGATTACAAATTAAGAGCCGCGTTTATAAAAGCCACCGGCCTTCGCACAGCATTACTCAAGAttcgtatatagcgcctttcttggCGTCATTTCGAAAGGGTCCACAATCAgactttaaaaggttttaaacaaTGCACGCGGAATAAGAAAGGGGTATCTATAGAGATAATAAGCCGTTATCAGATCAGTTAGGATATTAGAGTTACGTATTACTAGTACGAAACTTAACGCTGCACATTGAGCACACGCTCAGAACACACTGTcgtgtaaacatttttaaagcactCATACATTTTACAAAGAACGTTTAAATCTTTAGATTACACAAAAGAGTGTGTCAGTGATGGCATACATAACAATGTAAGCTAGACggagttttctttttctaaaaagaGGACGAAGGCCCAAAATAACACAACGTGTATGTAATATATTGTTAAGCAGCTTCTCCAAATAAACGATGTTTCATTAATGAGTGTTCACAAACCATTTAAAACTTTAGATGTTAATATACAGAAAGGATGAATACAAACGGTTTGTTTTAATTGAATACGAAAACGTCACACACATTCCTAACACCCAATGTTCATATTTATACATGGGTTATCACGTTTATTTATACGTGCTAGCAGTATAACCTTCCTCAGAAATAGtagcattttttttactatagCACATGGCTGATATGCCGTTAATATTAATCAAAATGACTACAGCCTCCATTAAACGGGCCACGTCCATTCAGTCACAAACACCATcttaaataatcacaaataaacaaTCTGTGGGGATAATTCCAAAACACAACGATTATCTGTGACACTAACGCTAccgcagcagaattctggacaaGGGTATAGCAACATAAAACAGATGCAAACGGATTTTAAAAAGTAAGCACATCTTCATAGCCTACCCACCATCTTGGACTCCGGGCGAAAAGGGGAGCCGGAAGAACTCTTTCTCGCGATATTTCCTCGTAAAGGCGGAGCAAAAAATTTTACTACACGTGACACAATGGCAGAATTTTAATTGGTTGACAACATTAAGCCATCTTTTATAAGAATGTTAAGTCGTGTCATATTAGTTTGGTTAAGATGCCGCCTGGTGCTAGTGAGGTTATTCGTACGTCAACAACGTGTGTATAAattgtatattacatttttaaaatggttagATCTATAATGATATTGTCATGTAGTATATATTCGTTGCAACGTGAGTATAAAAACGTATCAatcctgttttttaaaatgtacagtatatcttcatTGTATGGCACTTATTTATATCAGTAGCCCATATtatccaaatgaaaataaaattgtaaaacattGTGAAAAGTAATATTACAACTTATTTGGATTAACGGACATCACCTTACAATTGCATTTGTAAACTTGCTGGTCTattcaaatagatagatactttattaatcccaaggtgaaattcacataatccagcagcagtatactgatacaaagaaacaatattaaattaaatagtaataaaaatgaaaaaaaaaaaacttacagatTACATGAGATCAAACGTACAGTATTAGCTCCTATTTATGATCAGTTGTGGTGATTTTATATGTTCAAAATAGCAGTTACTGTTTCTGGTTGCAAatgcatttcaaaacaaaaatccaaTATGGGTAAAAAGGGTATTTTAAAAAGAGATGCAATTGTGAAAAGGCAGAAGTCAGGTgagaaatataaaacattttaaagacttAAAGCATCCCTTAGAGCACAGTCAAGGAGGCCGTTGTTAAGAAGTGGAAGGTATATAACACCATCCAGAATGTTGCCCAGCAAGGAGGAGACGGATTAGACTGGCAACCAAAAGGAGCCTTTACAGTTAAGACTGGTCAGTGTGTACACAAGACAGCAATATTAGAAATGATCTACAAATGCAGCACATATAGGAGGGTAGCAAGGG
The nucleotide sequence above comes from Polypterus senegalus isolate Bchr_013 chromosome 18, ASM1683550v1, whole genome shotgun sequence. Encoded proteins:
- the rpl18 gene encoding 60S ribosomal protein L18, with product MGVDIRHNKDRKVHRKEPKSQDIYLRLLVKLYRFLARRSNSNFNKVVLKRLFMSRSNRPPLSLSRLISKMKLDGREGKIAVVVGTVTDDVRLQAVPKLKVCALRFTSGARNRILKAGGKVMTFDQLALASPKGRGTVLLSGPRKGREVYRHFGKAPGTPHSHTKPYVRSKGRKFERARGRRASRGYKN